ACAGGTAAACGCGCACCGCAAGACATAAACGGATTCATCATGATGGTGAGGAGGCGATCGCGGCGATTTTCTAACGTACGCGTTGCCATAATTGCGGGAACATTACAACCGAATCCGACTAACATCGGTACAAACGATTTTCCAGGAAGCCCGACAAAGCGCATAAAGCGATCCATCACAAACGCCGCCCGCGCCATATAGCCAGAATCTTCCAAAATTGACAGACACAAAAATAGCAATCCAATAATTGGAATAAAAGTAGCGACAGTTTGGATTCCTCCCCCAACACCTTGCGCTACTAAAACGTTTAACCACGCAGGGCTACCGATTTGCGTTAGCCACTCACCAAAGCCGTCAACAAGAATCGTTCCTGTGAAAATGTCGAAGAAATCCACAAAGGCACTACCAACGTTGATTGTCAGCATGAACATCACATACATCAACGCCAGAAAAATCGGAATGCCTAGCCAGCGATTGAGAACTATGCGGTCAATTTTATCCGAAACGGTGCTACTAACTTGTCGCGTTCGCTCTACGGCTTCTTGAATCAAACGGCGGACAAAATCGTAGCGACTATCTGCAACTAGAATATCAATATCTTCACTCAACACTTGATGAATTTTGCGGCGATTTTCGACAACGAGTTTGTATAACGCTTGTTCGCACAATTCAGGCGCAATCGAATCTTCGTATTCGAGTAGCTTGATTGCTTTCCAGCGCGGATCGACGACACCATGACTGTGTTTCATGACCAACGGGATAAGTTGTGCGATCGCATCTTCAATCACTGCTGGATACGCAACATACGCGTGTGGTTGAGTTGGGTTTTGCAGTTGTTGATAAATCTTCTTGCGCAGTTCCTTTAATCCTTCCGCCCGCGTCGCGACGATGGGTACAACCGGACAACCAAGGCGCTGTGCGAGAATCTCAGGCTTGATGCGTAAGTTTTGTTGCGCGATATCCATCATATTCAACGCGACGACCATCGGTAGCCGCATTTCCAAAATTTGCGTGGTGAGATAAAGATTTCGCTCTAAGTTTGAAGCGTCAACGATATTGACAATGAGTTCGGCTTCGCCAGAAAGCAGATAATTACGAGCAATCGTTTCATCAAGTCCGGTTTCAGTATCTGTCGCATCAAGCGAATAAACGCCTGGTAAATCAACAATCGCAATATTCCAGCCGCGATCGCGATAGCTACCTTCTTTGCGTTCGACTGTCACTCCAGACCAATTTCCCACGCGTTGATTCGCACCAGTCAGCGCATTAAATAACGTTGTTTTACCGCAGTTGGGATTACCTGCTAGCGCAATTGTCCGCTTTGTCACGATTGCACCTCCTCAATCTGTAACGCATCCGCTTCGTCTTTACGTAAACTCAGGTGAAAGCCTCGGACTTCAATTTCGATCGGATCGCCCAGCGGCGCATGACGAGTGACAGTAAACTCGCATCCTGGTGTTAATCCCATCGGTAACAATTTTTCGCGGTAGGCGCGGGCTGTTTGCTCATAACCAACGACGCGCCCTCGACAACCTACTGCTAAATTGCGTAGCTTGGTATTAATTTTGCTGTTTTGGCGCCGATCGGTTGGTGGAATTGTTGTGACAATGACTTGGCGTGCCATTTCTGCACCAAGCCCAATGCGATTATCTTGAATACCCACGACAACCGAACCACTGCTAGTACGACTGACGATCTGAAGTTCGCATCCAAGCGTTAAACCCATATCCATTAGCCGCCGTGCGAATCCACCTTCGCCCATGAGTTCGACAATCCACACGCGATCGCCAACGTTTGCCATCGTTAACGGAAATGACGTTTGATTCGCGTGTGGCGCGATACTGCTTTGTTCTTGATAGGTATCTGTACCGCCAAAAAATGTAAACCCCCACCCTGTGCGACTTTGGTGGCGTGCATCGTTCGGGTTTTTCATGCGATCGCTCTCCCGAATTACTGAGAATTGTTTTTATCAACTTATTTAAAATATTTCTCAAGTAATGCTCATAAGGTGCAGTTTTTAAGGGAGAATTTATATTTGTATTCACAAATCTTTATCCTGAAGGGTAATCGGAAACGCCAGTAGTGACAAACGAAAGATACTGCAAATGCTTTTGTTTGCTAAGTTTGAAAATTTCGCGCTGATTAGGCAGGCGAGCAATCACTCCTTGAGAGGAACTCGTTCAACTTAAAATATATTGCAAATCCTTGTTATTTATTTGCTCGTGTTATATATTTGTCTGCTACGCCTGGCGACTCCCTTCGCGGCTTGACAAATGAGGTACACGCAGGTGGACTTATTGGGTGATGTAGTCCTGCAATTTCTAACCTCTTCCAATTTACGCTCGTTGTGCTAGCGATCGCGTAACTAAACCAATAACTTGGGTAATTTTTTGCAGTTGTTGCGTGACTGCACCGCTTTTTAGAAAAGCTTCAGCTTTGGCGATTCCCGATTGTATATCAGGACAAACGCCGCACCGCCAGAGATAAAAACCACCGTTCCACAAAGCTGTTTGCATCAATTCCGAGGGTTCACCTTGCAAAACCGATTGCATCGCATTTAATAGTTGCGTTGTTGATTCTAATGGGACATTTTTAGTTGTAAAGCCATAATCGCGCGGGACGAGGTGTAAACGTTCGATTGGTTCGTCAGAATTGAGTGTTGATAAGCCAATAATAGCAGTGCGATCACGCGGGAGGTCGCAACTTCCTTCTAATCCTTTTACCGTTGTAAAGTGTTGAGTTCCTCTTACTGCAAAGGCGGTTTGAAACATACCTTCGGTTGGTGGATGAACATAACCTGCAACAATATGTGCATCTCCTGCGTACGGACACCACATCAGTTCCATTGTGGCAAACGGCGGTCGCTTACCGATTTGGTCGCGGTATTCAAATAAACGTTGCGCTAAGGGAAAATGCTGAGGTAGATAAATAAATCCCAAGCCTGTCGCCTCAAATACCTGTTGCGTTTGGGCGAGTGATAAGCTTGTCCAATCAACGCCTAACCCTTGCCAAATCTCAACGAGTGGTAATCCGTATTTCGTTGGTAAGCGATCGCCGCCATGCATAATGACAGGTTGTCCCGCAGCACAAAGGAGTAAAGCCGTAATTGGGCTAATTGGTGCAGTACGCGATCGCCCGTCATAAGGTAAGCCTAAAACAAAGACGCGTTGTTTAGTTGCAATTGGTTGCAGTTTGGGACCTAGTTCATCATATGCATCCAGCATTCCCGCCAACTCTTCGCCAATAGGGCGCTTGATGCGGTGCGCAATGAGAAACGCTCCAATTTGGGCTGGGGTTGCTTCTTGCAGTAAAATCATCCGAGTTGCAGCTGAGGCTTCCTCACGCGTCAGATTCTCGCTGGTATGATTACCGCTACCCACTTTTTTTAGCAAATCCCGAAATGCATTGCTCATTGCGATCGCTCAATCAAAAATAAGATAAATGATGGGTTAAGAGTTCAAGCCTAGCACTATCGCACCTGCAAATTTTTGATAGCTTGCGGTTTTCCATGTTGTTCAAATTGCGGAACGATGAGCTGCTTCACAAGTTGCCAAAAATGTCGAATCGGCGGGATTTGCAAGCGATCCTGTGTTGTCACCATCACAACTTGACGCGTTAAACCTGATTCAACGGTCGAAGAATCACTATTGGCAAGCGATCGCACTGCGAGCGTCGGATCTTGGCGAGCTTCCACTAATGCAGATCGCGGTAATAATGCGATTAATTCGCCTTGACGGACAACACCGCGAAAAGCATCAAGTGTATTTACTTCTAAAACAGCTTGCAGTGTCGCGCCATAACGTTCAAAGCGTTCTTGTACAAGACGCTGCATTCCGTAGCCATCTTTAAAAACAACTTGTGGATAGCGAATTAACTCGAACCAAGGAACTTTATCAAACTGCGCGAGGGGATGATCCGCTGCGGTTAAAACTTCAATCGGTTCATCGTACAGTACTTCGACGACCATTTCGGAACCTGTGGTCAAAAAGCGATTATTCATCACAATTGCCAAATCGACAAGTCCATCTTTGAGAACTTTCAGCGCGCGATCGCTTCCGAGCGAAGTTACCCGCAACTGAATATCAGGATAATCGTGGCAAAATTGCTGTAAAACCGGAGGTAGGCAGTTAGAACAAATCGAGTGTATCGCTGCGATACACAATTCAGGCTGCTTTCCTGCAACTAAATCTGCTAATTCTTCTTTAATTGTCCGCCACTCTTGACAAATTTTGCGCACGCGGGGTAGTACGCGTTCGCCTCCTAATGTCAGCGTCGCACCCGCTGTCCGATGAAACAGCGATAATCCTAAGTCCGCTTCCAACGCTTGGATTTGACGACTAATCGTCGATTGAGTCACGCCACACTTGCGTGCTGCTTGTTGAAAACTACCCGTCTCCGCGATCGCCAAAAAGGCTTGCAACTGCTCTAGCCGCATTTTATGTAGCCTGAATCACATTTAAGGCTTACACTAACTTAGCGGATTTAGCGATCTATTTTCGTAGAGATTGATACAGCAAGAACAAGGGGTGAGTGACTAGTTGTTAGTGGCTAGTGATTAATTATGAGTATAGATAGCAAACAGTATTCCCCTCTGCTTCCTCTACTCCTAATTTGACCATTCAGCTAGCGCGATCGCCACTCCTTCTTTTAATTCGGGTGCGATATCGCGAGTTGTCATTTGTTGTAGTTGTTGATGCGCATCTGGTGCAAGTTGTTTGAGGGCGGCGATCGCATGAAGTTTTACCACGCGCTCTGAATCCGCTAATAAGTTGATTAACGGCTCTATTGCTTGTAATTTGCCCAAATATCCGAGTGATAAGGCAATCGTTCCCTTAATATTTGCCAATTCAGTGACTGGGTGCTGCCAGCGTAGCATATCAATTAATATATCCGCTGCTTTTGATTGATTGCTTGGTTGTTCAACTTGTCCAAGAACTGCAATCGCTTCTTGACAAACACGCACAGATGACGACTGCTGTAAGTAAGAGGCAAGATATTCTAAAGCGCAATTTGATTCGATTCTACCTAAAGCCCGCACAATTTCGATTTGAAGCGACTCTGGTGTATGGGGTGATTGCAGTACTTGATACAAACCATTAGCCGCAGCATCCGTCCCTAATCGCCCTAGTGCGATCGCTGCTGCATGACACACGTCAAGATTAAAATCGTAAAGTTTTGGCAAGATCCGTGCAACAAGGTCTAATTCTGTGCATAAGTCAGCACGAAACCCTAAACCTAGTACTGCTTCGCGTCTTACAGGCGCAGCAATATCATCTAAAGCGTTTAATAAGACTGGCGGAACTTGGGGATCATGAAAACTACTCAAAGCTTCAATTGCTACAGCGCGAACATTTGGTTGGGGATCGCCAACAACGCTGAGTAACGGCGTAATGGTTTCAGATCGCCGGATGTACGCCAGCGATCGCACTGCGAGTAACCGCGTATCTTCTGCTGCTAATAATTCGGTAAGTGGTGCGATTGCACTTTTGCCAATTTGTCCGAGTGCTGTCGCGGCGACTGCTTGTAATTCTTCATTCTCGGTGGTTTTGATCAATTCTACCAAAGCCGCGATCGCTTGTGGATGGTTAAATTCACCTAAAATGCGCACAGCAAACCAACACAATTCGTCATCGTCATCGTCTTCGAGAATTTCGACAAGTGGGGCGATCGCGCTTACTCCCAAGCGAGGAATCAGTTTTCCTACATCCCAGCGGTGTTGAAAATCTCCCGCAAGTAGTGCAGCCATTGCCAAATCAAGGAGTTGCGCTGCTTCGGGTGTTGTATTGATACTATCTGGCTCGCGTCCTCCAGGAATTAGCTGCTGCAAATGTTGCACGAGTACTGACCAATCTCTTGCACTAAACGCTATCTGTGCTTGCTCCAACTGAAGTTGAATACTTGTGTTCACGATTGCTGAGTATGCAGATTAGGAATAGCTTAACGCGATCGCAACCAAATTATTTTCGATTTTCAATGAGTTCTGTCAAGTCTCGCTTGTGTTTTCTCCTTTCAGCTTGATGCAATCTACTGTTGCTGAAACTGAGAACACTTTACTTGTTTTGGGGAAGCACCATCGTTACTCTTTTTACCAAACTTAACCAAAATTCCTGTACAAATCGCTGGCTAAAGCTTCTGAGGTCATGATTTTCCCAATTATGCATGTTTTGCATCTACCTTACGATGGAGCTTATTGCAAAAAATGCATCAAATTTATGCATTTTATTCATAATTTGAAATATTTAGTTACATAAGATACGAAAATACTTGCAATGTAATTCTAACTTGGATGTTGTCAGGCACATTGCAATAAACAAGTATTTCTTATGTAGCCGCAAGGTTTGCAAATCAAAGAAGGTAATTAGCGTTTTGTCCTAACAGCAATCTGCGTAACTAGCTATACGACTTTTCATTTTTAGACCGAATAACCTAACGAACTAAGCCACTTTGAATCAGCATCTTACTTTTTTCATATCCAGCGCGCACACAGGCAAAGAGGGTACACTATGACAGACGCAGCCAAGAAGGAAACCCTAAATAAATTCGAGAAATTCAAAGCCGAGAAAGATGGACTTGCGGTCAAAGGTGAACTCGAACATTTTGCAGCGATCGGCTGGGAAGCAATGGACGAAACCGATCGCGACCATCGCCTCAAGTGGTTAGGAGTCTTCTTTCGTCCTGTAACTCCTGGTAAGTTCATGATGCGAATGCGCATACCCAATGGTGTGATCACAAGTCATCAGCTACGCGTACTTGGTGAAATTGTGCAACGCTACGGCGATGATGGCAATGCAGACATTACAACTCGGCAAAATATTCAGTTGCGTGGGATACGAATCGAAGATGTTCCTGATATTTTTAGCCGCTTTCGCGCCGCCGGGTTAACAAGTGTGCAGTCAGGAATGGACAACGTACGTAACATTACAGGCGATCCGGTAGCGGGACTTGATAAAGATGAGTTATTTGATACGCGCGATTTAGTCCGTCAAGTACAAGACATGATTACCAATAATGGCGAAGGTAATCCTGCGTTTACAAACTTGCCTCGGAAATTCAACATTGCAATTACCGGCGGACGCGATAACTCGGTTCATGCCGAAATTAACGATTTAGCCTTCATTCCTGCATTTAAAGACGATACATTTGGTTTTAACGTAATTGTCGGTGGTTTTTTCTCAGCTAAACGCTGTGACGCGGCGATTCCGCTGAATGCATGGGTACCACCTGAAACTGTCGTAGCTGTCTGCAAAGCAGTTTTAGAAGTCTTTCGGGATCATGGACTGCGGGCAAACCGCCAAAAGTCGCGCTTGATGTGGCTGATCGATGAGTGGGGACTCGATAAATTCCGCGCTGAAGTTGAAAAACAACTCGGTCAAGAACTGCAACCCGCTGCTGAGAAAGATGAAATCGATTGGGAAAAACGCGACCACGTTGGTGTTTTTCGCCAGAAGCAACCAGGATTAAATTATGTCGGGCTACATATTCCAGTAGGACGGCTTTACGCCCAAGATATGTTTGACATTGCTCGACTTGCTGAAGTTTATGGTGATGGTGAAATTCGCCTTACAGTCGAGCAAAACTTGATTATTCCGAATATTCCAGATTCGCGCCTCGATGCTTTCTTCGCTGAACCATTATTGCAGCGCTTCTCGATTAGTCCTGATACGTTAACTAGAGGTTTAGTTTCATGTACTGGCGCGCAGTTTTGTAACTTTGCGTTGATTGAAACCAAGAATCGCGCTTTAAGCACGATCAAGGCACTCGAAGCCGAACTGCATCTAACACGCCCAATCCGCATTCACTGGACAGGATGTCCAAATTCTTGCGGTCAGCCACAAGTTGCAGATATAGGCTTAATGGGAACCAAAGTCCGCAAAAACGGCAAAGCGGTAGAAGGCGTTGACATTTATATGGGTGGCAAGGTTGGTAAAGATGCGCACCTTGGTACTTGTGTCACCAAAGGAATTGCTTGTGAAGATTTACAGCCAGTGTTACGCGATTTGCTTATTGAACATTTTGATGCGAAGCCCAAGCAAGAGGCGATGGTTACTCGGTAGAGTACCGCCAGTAGTTCAACCATATTTGATTAGCAATAATTCAACCCAATCAAGAAAATGAGAAAGTTTACGAGACGGCAATTTATTTTCACAGCAGGTACTGCCACTGCGGCTTCACTTTTAATGCATGGCTGTACTAACGGTAACTCTAACACTGCTACAAATAACAGCAGTACCGTTCCGGCGGCGAACATCAACCCTGCGGATGCGCCAGAAGTCACAACCGCGCGGTTAGGATTTATCGCGCTAACCGACGCTGCGCCTTTAATTATTGCCAAGGAAAAAGGTCTCTTCGATAAGTATGGAATGACCGGCGTGGAAGTGACAAAGCAAGCTTCCTGGGCAGTCACGCGGGACAATCTCGTGCTAGGTTCTGGTGGTGGTGGTATCGATGGCGCGCATATTTTAACTCCGATGCCCTATCTCATGTCGTTGGGAACGATTACGCAGGGCAATCGCGTGCCGATGTACATCTTGGCAAGGCTCAACACCAATGGGCAGGCAATTTCGCTATCGAAAAATTATAACGATTTAAAGGTTGGGCTAGATAGTTCGCCACTGCAACAAGTGTTTGCGCAACAAAAATCAGCAGGAAAAGATTTGCGGGCAGCAGTCACATTTCCTGGAGGAACGCATGATCTGTGGATGCGTTACTGGCTAGCTGCAGGCGGCATTAATCCTCACAGCGATATTTCCTTGATTGTCGTCCCTCCACCACAAATGGTACAGAACGTACGCGTCGGCAACATGGAAACCTTTTGTGTTGGTGAACCTTGGCCCGCACAAACTGTTGCCCAAGGAATTGGTTACACCGCACTTACTACAGGTGAACTGTGGCAAGACCATCCAGAGAAAGCATTGGCAATGCGCGCCGACTGGGTAGACAAACATCCCAAGGCAACGAAAGCCATTTTGATGGCGGTGCAAGAAGCGCAGCAATGGTGTGCTTTGCCAGAAAATAAAGAGGAAATGGCAAAAATCGTTGCTAATCGTCAGTGGTTAGGAGTACCAGTCGAAGATATTCTCGGTCGCTTCCAAGGTAAGTACGACTACGGTACAGGTCGCGTAGAAGACTACAGCAACTCATTAGTGATGAAGTTCTGGCGCGATAACGCCTCGTATCCTTACAAGAGTCACGATTTGTGGTTTTTAACCGAAAACATTCGTTGGGGTTATATTCCAGGTGATACCGATACGAAAGCAGTCGTCGATCAAGTGAACCGCGAAGATTTGTGGCGCGAAGCTGCGCAAGCGCTTGGCGTACCAGCGGCGGAAATTCCACAGAGTACTTCGCGTGGTGTGGAAACATTCTTTGATGGGGTGCAGTTTGACCCAGAAAATCCAACGGCGTATTTGAATAGCTTGAAGATTAAAAAAACTTAAGCGATCGCAAAAAACTTGAAAGTTGTAAGAATACGGGATAGGAGAACAAACAGAGGATGACAACACTTGGTAGCCGCGCCCCCAGAAGCAGAAATCAGCAAAAGACGATGTCCTTTGTAGCAAAATACATCGTGCCACCACTGATTGCGATCGCTGTTTTTTTAATTGTTTGGCAGCTACTTTTTTCAAGCCCAGATGCAAATTTACCAGGTCCAATTACGGTACTTCAAGAAACATGGGACCCTTTGATTATCAACCCGTTTTTTGATTATGGTGGAACAAATAAAGGATTAGGTTTGCAAATCCTCGCCAGTTTGGGGCGCGTTGCGATCGGCTTTTCCTTGGCGGCGATTGTCGGAATTGCGCTAGGGATTCTCATCGGAATTAGTCCGTTTATTTATCGCGCGCTCGATCCTTTGTTTCAAGTGTTGCGGACTGTACCACCTTTAGCATGGCTACCGCTGTCACTCGCAGCATTTCAACAAGCTAACCCTTCGGCAATTTTCGTCATCTTTATCACCGCAATTTGGCCGATCATCATTAACACGACTGTGGGCGTACAACAAATTCCCCAAGATTATCGCAACGTTGCGAAAGTACTGCGCCTGTCAGGACCAAAGTTTTTCTGGAAAATATTACTTCCGTCTGCGGTTCCTTATATCTTTACAGGTTTGAGAATCGGGATTGGTTTATCTTGGCTGGCGATCGTCGCCGCCGAGATGCTCACAGGTGGTGTAGGAATCGGCTTCTTTATCTGGGATGCTTACAACAGTTCGCGCTTGAGTGAGATTATCCTCGCGCTAATTTATGTCGGTATCGTTGGTCTCATCCTTGATCGCATTGTGGCTTTTGTCGCCTCCAAAGTCGTCCCAGAAGAGCAAAAGGCTTAACAAAGGAGCGAGGGATAGTTGTTATTACAAAGAAATTCGTTTTAGTTCATCCTTTCCCTGACCCTGAACTCTGACCCCTGACCTCTCATTGATTAAGTTATGAAAGTATTTGTAGAAGTCGATCACGTCGATCAGGAATTTGTGTTACCGAGTGGTGGCACTTATGTCGCGCTACGCAATATTGAACTGAAAATTCAACAAGGCGAATTCGTCTCGTTAATTGGACACTCTGGGTGTGGTAAATCTACGCTACTGAATATTATTGCGGGGCTAAATCGCCCGGCGAGAGGTGGGGTATTACTCGAAGGGCGACAAGTTACCAAGCCTGGACCTGATCGCATGGTCGTGTTTCAAAACTACTCGTTACTACCTTGGTTAACCGTACGCGAAAACATTGCTTTAGCCGTCGATGAAGTAATGAGCAATGTACCCAAAGGCGAACGCCGAGGAATCGTTGAACAACACATTGATTTAGTTGGATTGCGTCATGCAGCGAATAAACGCCCAGGGGAAATTTCAGGGGGGATGAAACAGCGAGTGGCGATCGCTCGCGCTTTATCAATTCGTCCAAAATTACTCTTGCTAGATGAACCGTTTGGCGCACTCGACGCTTTGACACGCAGTGGTTTGCAAGATCAGTTGATGAAGATCTGCGAGCAAAACCACATGACGTGTGTGATGGTGACACACGATGTGGATGAAGCATTGCTGTTATCCGATCGCATCGTCATGCTGACGAATGGACCCGAATCGCATATCGGGCAAATTTTGGATGTTCCCTTTCCACGTCCGCGCCATCGCTTGGAAGTTGTGAATCACCCGAATTACTACAGCTTGCGCAACGAAATTGTTTATTTCCTGAATCAGCAAAAACGCGCGAAACAGCGTAAAGCACAGCAAGCGGTGGCGATCGCCCGCAATGGTTTAGAAAAAGTCAATCTTGAAATCGGCTTTATTCCTCTAACCGATTGTGCGCCGTTGGTCGTGGCGAAGGAAAAAGGCTTTTTTGAGAAATACGGCTTAGATGAAGTGATCTTGTCGCGCGAACCAAGTTGGAAAGCGATTTCCGAAGGTGTGGCAACACGTCGTCTGGATGCCGCGCAAATGACCGCAGGAATGCCTTTAGCGATGACGCTGGGAATGAATGGTCAAGCCCCACAACCGATCGTGACAGGGTTAGTTTTGGCACGTAATGGTAATTCGATTACGCTCAGCAAGCGATTTTATGATCAAGGAGTCCGGACACTCGCGGATTTTAAAGCAGCGATCGCACGCACACCGGATAAAGTTCATACTTTAGGCATGGTGCATCCCGCATCGATGCATAATTTGATGCTGCGCTACTGGCTTTCTTCAGCGGATATTGACCCTGATTTGGATGTAAGTCTCACCGTGATTCCGCCACCGCAAATGGTTGCGAACCTCAAAGCTGGAAATATTGACGGCTACTGCGTGGGCGAACCTTGGAATTCCCGCGCGGTTAAGGAAAACTTAGGTTTTGTCATTGCTACAGATCTGGACATCTGGAACGGACACGTCGAGAAAGTTTTAGGTGTCCGTGAAGACTGGGCAAATCAACACCCTGAAACGCACCTTGCTTTAATTAAAGCCTTGCTCGAAGCGTGCGAGTACTGCGACGATCGCCGCAATCGCGAAGAAATTGTCGCGCTGTTAGCCCAACCGCAGTACATCGGCGTTGCACCAGAATACATTCGCCCTGGATTCGTTGACGAATACGATCGCGGTAACGATACAGAACCTGAAATGCTGTTGCGATACAACCAATTTTACGTTGATCGCACGAACTGCCCTTATCGCGTTGAGGGATTGTGGATGATGACGCAATTGGCTCGTTGGGGAATTACACCTTTTCCGAAAAACTGGATCGAAATTTTGGATCGGGTGCAGCGTGTCGATTTATTCGGCGCAGCAGCAAGAGATCTCGACTTGTTCGACACAGAACGCGATCGCAGTTCGATTCATTTCTTTGATGGCACGGTGTTCAATCCTGATGACCCAATTCGCTATCTTAATAGCCTCAAATTCAAGCGCAATGTGCGGATTGAAGAAGTTGTCGTTGATGCAACGCCAGCAGCTGTATAAAAAATATTCTAAACCTTCATTCTTACCGATATCTCATATGCAAACTCTAAACACCACAACTGTTAGAAAATCTGAAGTTCTCAACGGCGATCCATTTCTGGTGATCGATAACGTTTCTAAAATTTATCCGACACCAACAGGACCATACATCGTTTTGGATGGTATTAATCTCACGGTTTATGAAGGGGAATTTGTTTGTTTAATCGGTCACTCTGGCTGTGGTAAATCGACGCTTTTGGATATGGTGTCAGGATTTCGTAAGCCGAGTGAAGGTGAGGTGCGACTGCAAACCAAGCGAATTACAGAACCAGGTCCTGATCGCATGGTGGTGTTTCAGAATTATTCGCTGCTACCTTGGCTGAGTGCGTTTGAAAATGTGTATTTGGGGATTGATTCGGTTTATCCAAAAAAAACCAAAGCTGAGAAAGTGGCGATCACTAATGAACATCTTGCGCTTGTCGGACTTGCTGATGCAGCGCATAAAAAGCCTAGAGAACTTTCTGGCGGAATGAAACAGCGCGTATCAATTGCGCGGGCTTTGGCATTGCGTCCGAAAGTTTTAGTATTAGATGAACCATTCGGCGCGCTTGACCCAATTACTCGCGAGGAATTGCAAGAAGAACTGCTGAAAATTTGGAGCGATCATCAAGTTACCGTACTGATGATCACGCACGATATCGATGAAGCATTGTTCTTAGCCGATCGCTTGGTGATGATGACAAACGGTCCAGCGGCAAATATTGGGGAAATTATGAATATTCCGTTTCCACGCCCCCGCAACCGCGCCCGCATCATGGAAGACCCCGAATATTACAACTTACGCAACCAAGCTTTAGACTTCCTCTATCGTCGTTTTGCCCACGTGGATGAGGGGTGAGTGGTTGAGAGAACATTATATGTATTTCTCTCCTGCGTCCTCTGCTTTCCTGAACCCTAGATCGAGGGATATTAACAATGACTGATACAACTAAAACCCTCTGTCCCTATTGTGGTGTAGGCTGTGGTTTGGAGGTGTCGCCGCCAGCGCAGCTAGGGAAGGCAATTAATCGCGACGGTCAAGGTGATCCGATTTGGAAGGTAAAAGGCGATCGCAATCATCCTTCGAGTCAAGGTATGGTTTGTGTTAAAGGCGCAACTATCGCTGAAGCAATCGACAAAAACCGCTTGCGTTACCCGATGCTACGCGACTCGTTAGATGAGCCGTTTCGTCGCGTTAGTTGGGATGAAGCTTATGAATGCATTGTCCATCGCATTCAATCGGTATGCGCGACTCAAGGAGCCGATGCGGTATGTATGTACGGTTCAGGGCAAATGCAAACCGAAGATTACTACGTTGCCCAAAAGCTGCTCAAAGGTTGCTTAGGAACAAATAACTTTGACTCAAATTCGCGCTTGTGTATGTCATCAGCGGT
This window of the Chroogloeocystis siderophila 5.2 s.c.1 genome carries:
- a CDS encoding FeoA family protein, which codes for MKNPNDARHQSRTGWGFTFFGGTDTYQEQSSIAPHANQTSFPLTMANVGDRVWIVELMGEGGFARRLMDMGLTLGCELQIVSRTSSGSVVVGIQDNRIGLGAEMARQVIVTTIPPTDRRQNSKINTKLRNLAVGCRGRVVGYEQTARAYREKLLPMGLTPGCEFTVTRHAPLGDPIEIEVRGFHLSLRKDEADALQIEEVQS
- a CDS encoding LysR family transcriptional regulator — its product is MRLEQLQAFLAIAETGSFQQAARKCGVTQSTISRQIQALEADLGLSLFHRTAGATLTLGGERVLPRVRKICQEWRTIKEELADLVAGKQPELCIAAIHSICSNCLPPVLQQFCHDYPDIQLRVTSLGSDRALKVLKDGLVDLAIVMNNRFLTTGSEMVVEVLYDEPIEVLTAADHPLAQFDKVPWFELIRYPQVVFKDGYGMQRLVQERFERYGATLQAVLEVNTLDAFRGVVRQGELIALLPRSALVEARQDPTLAVRSLANSDSSTVESGLTRQVVMVTTQDRLQIPPIRHFWQLVKQLIVPQFEQHGKPQAIKNLQVR
- the feoB gene encoding Fe(2+) transporter permease subunit FeoB → MTKRTIALAGNPNCGKTTLFNALTGANQRVGNWSGVTVERKEGSYRDRGWNIAIVDLPGVYSLDATDTETGLDETIARNYLLSGEAELIVNIVDASNLERNLYLTTQILEMRLPMVVALNMMDIAQQNLRIKPEILAQRLGCPVVPIVATRAEGLKELRKKIYQQLQNPTQPHAYVAYPAVIEDAIAQLIPLVMKHSHGVVDPRWKAIKLLEYEDSIAPELCEQALYKLVVENRRKIHQVLSEDIDILVADSRYDFVRRLIQEAVERTRQVSSTVSDKIDRIVLNRWLGIPIFLALMYVMFMLTINVGSAFVDFFDIFTGTILVDGFGEWLTQIGSPAWLNVLVAQGVGGGIQTVATFIPIIGLLFLCLSILEDSGYMARAAFVMDRFMRFVGLPGKSFVPMLVGFGCNVPAIMATRTLENRRDRLLTIMMNPFMSCGARLPVYALFAAAFFPVGGQNVVFGLYLIGIAMAVFTGLVLKNTLLKGEVSPFIMELPPYHVPQFKGVLLRTWDRLKAFMLRAGKVIVLMVMVLSLLNSVGTDGSFGNEDSEQSVLSSISRSITPVFAPMGIDQDNWAATVGIFTGVFAKEAVVGTLDSLYGQLAPATDVTEEAFDFWGGIREAFASIPANLAELPNTLLDPLGISIGDVSSVNAAAQAQEVTTGTFGEMARRFDGKVGAFAYLLFVLLYFPCVAATGAIFRETNLGWTVFAAAWTTGLAYWMAVMFYQIATFTRHPGTSIAWIIGLAIAMAIALASLKLVRPRKVRQFHIKADANR
- a CDS encoding anthranilate phosphoribosyltransferase family protein, with amino-acid sequence MSNAFRDLLKKVGSGNHTSENLTREEASAATRMILLQEATPAQIGAFLIAHRIKRPIGEELAGMLDAYDELGPKLQPIATKQRVFVLGLPYDGRSRTAPISPITALLLCAAGQPVIMHGGDRLPTKYGLPLVEIWQGLGVDWTSLSLAQTQQVFEATGLGFIYLPQHFPLAQRLFEYRDQIGKRPPFATMELMWCPYAGDAHIVAGYVHPPTEGMFQTAFAVRGTQHFTTVKGLEGSCDLPRDRTAIIGLSTLNSDEPIERLHLVPRDYGFTTKNVPLESTTQLLNAMQSVLQGEPSELMQTALWNGGFYLWRCGVCPDIQSGIAKAEAFLKSGAVTQQLQKITQVIGLVTRSLAQRA